A segment of the Scophthalmus maximus strain ysfricsl-2021 chromosome 11, ASM2237912v1, whole genome shotgun sequence genome:
CTTCATGGTCACTTGATGCAGGCTATTTCCTAAAcaatacctttaaaaaaaaaatacattgagaACAGTGTCTTACATTATACAGGAAGAAAATCACCTTGCAGAGAAAGAACTTGAGATGGTTCATTGATGAAATACGTCAAGATCCttgtttttaaacatcagtGTCATGCAACATTAGGCCTATAGTGCTGCTGAAAATAATGAAGGTGATAGATATGTAAAATGTTAACTATGACATATTATCTGTGTCATGCAAGTTTGACATCTTTGCAAAGAGACGTttacacagtgaaacacaccaGAGCTCAAAAAGTAACGAAactatttgttttgaaaagtgatcCTCAGAAGCGTAAAGTTAATCTGACTTAAGCTGCATGGTTAAAACATGCAAAGAGCTGTTTCAGTTAGTCTAGGGTATGGAATGGGCAATTAATGTATTTAGAgggagtgaatgaatgtgttgcCTGTTGTGCATGTTTGACTCCGCCTCAAACAAGTGCACAAATACCCGCCGGTTTACATGTATCTTACCTGAAGGGTTAGGACTAAATCATGTTTTTCATACTGTCCCCTGATCTGTTCTATTAGCTTAACGCCACACATGGTTGAAAGTCATGTCATAAGCACTCTGAGCCCCTCCTTTATGTCTGCTCATCACTGACACTCACACTGTTCCCTCTCAGGGGTCAAACTGAATGACCCCTGGTTAGACCCCAAAACTCTTCATTTTAGTTCATATACCTCTTGTGTTAGAGAGCGAGACAGCTGTAACACACACGTCCCTCAGTCTTTAATTTAGCGTTGCTATGTTTACACAACTATGTTGATTTTCCTGTGGTTTTATTACCCTCTATACTGTGTGTTGTCATAGCTTAGGCTGTAGCAATAAGGCAGCGGGGAAAAGCgtgagaagagaggaagtgaaccTGCGTTCTGTGGAGTCACTTGATAGACATCAGAAGCTGTGATGTGgaaaatttaaatttacacCTCTGTTAGTGCCCAGACGCAGAATTAACACTTAGCACTGtcaaatgaaacatttcctACAGGCACAGTGGCAGCGAATAATATTGCGCAGCCATAATGAGCTGCTGCCTCAACAGCTGTTGAAACCACTGACGTCTATCAGCAATAATGCTTTCAGACGGCCAGCACAGCCAGACCCCTTCATCCCTGTCATAATCCCATTCATGTACAATGGGGAATTATTAGCATATCTAGTTACTGTGAGCACAATCATATCCACTCATCAAGCTTACAAACATAGATACACGAAACGCCCCTGCCTGCATTTAGGCAGGGGCCTGCATCTCCTTGAAGCTTCTTGTTGAGTGTCCTTCAAATGGCTCGTCGTACCTCTCTGTCGTGGGCAGCATGGATCCGATTGCCTGGACAGAGCAGGTGCTGGACAGTTGACCCACCCAGCATTATTGACAGCAAGGACACTCCTCTTATTGTCTTCTGATCCCAAAGAAGACTGTAATAAGATCCATACAATTTTATGAGGCAGTAAAGCATATCATTTACATCGCTGCAcctaaaaaatgcaaatggtgTGTTTTAATAACGTGGTGGGAAGTGACGACGCCATGATACTGGATTTCATGCAGTAATGATATCTGGAATcactatatatttttctaataaaggaaaaaaatgcacatcttAGTTTCTTGCTCATCCATACATTCcccacacagaggacacagattCTAACCTCATGCTTATCCTACAGAAAAGctttacattttatgttcaaAGTCAGTTACTGCCTCCCAAAACAATCATTGTGTGACTGTTGCATAAAAACCGCCACTATGGTTGCCTATTCTTGACCCGTGCAACATCCATGATTGTGTATTCATCTGAAAAGTATCATCTGAAATGCCAGTGCAGTACgctttgtgtttgctgcatgAACAGTTCTTATGGCAGTTTTGTCAGAAACCGACCCAAGGAGACGATTCTCTAGGGCTTCAGGGTCTTTTTCCCAGAAGGAACGGCAGGAGACCTGCACAGACACGGCATAGATTACTCTGCGGCTTGTGATGCCTCTCACAAGAATTCATCAATCAGATAATGAGGAATTAGTGTCATTCAATGTAAAACGTAAATCATTAGCAAAGTTCCAGGATGCAGATAATGCATATCTTAGTCAGTGTGTACCAAGGCAGTTACTTTAAAGTCAACGAGATGGAAACAGTAAttattcttttctgtttctctcctgcaGGATGAAATATCACCCCATGTCACAGGCCGACAAGTTTACAGCGGCTGAGGTGAGTTGTTGCTTGGCAACAAGGTGAAATATTGGATGTATAGCGATTCGGGTACTGGCAGTGGTGATGCCGCTGAACAAGTTGAAGGTGAGCATTGATGAATACCTAGAATCGGAggcaatttaatttgatttaaaaccCTTAACTAGCAGCTACAGCTTATTACAAAGATCCTTCTCAGCTCTTTCAGGCCCCCACCTCAGTAACGGCACCATTCATAACCTACATGGCCCCTGGCTAGAGACACAGTAATCTCATTTGTACAGCAACAGATGTTTCTCTTAAAAACATCCGTTGACTGGGGAGTGAAAAGTCTGCCTTTCATTCTCTCGAGGGATCAAAGAGACCAGCCTAATCGCTATGAAATCTGTCACATTTGTACTGGTTTGGGGAGACATATTGACTTACAGTAGGCTTACTATGTTGTGAAACGTAACTGCTCTCCTCCCGTGTCCCTCTCTTACAGCCTAAACATATTCTATGAAGAATCTTTCATGTTCTGCACATCAAAAGGCCGCATAGAGGGGAGGAGAATGCatatgaaacaacacaaacccCAAGACAAATAAACAGCACGGTGTTCCCATGGCAGCGCAGCGCAGTAATCTGACGGCTGGTTTCCCATGGCTGTGTCTCCCTGCCCCATAGACCTCCACTCTGTCTCACTGATGGCTCCTGTGATTGCAATCATCCATCTTACTGTCAAAGGCAAAAAAGGGCAAGAAAGGGGAAATCAGacacaccatctctctctccctccctccgtccctccccctcgctctcttgTGTCCTGCAAACAAGCCACCCCACTGTGAACAGAGCCAACACATGGacaacatggtgtgtgtgtgtgtgtgtgtgtgtgtgtgtgtgtgccttttgcCCATGCTTGTATGATCTACAGAGAGaacgtgtgtgggtgtgcatctTTGGTTGTCTCTGCCTGTCCATTATACTGCATGATCAGTCACTGGAGTGTACACGAGGGAGCCGTGGACATGTCTGATCTTGCAGCTGATCAAAAACTCCAGAGACTTGTTCCCTTGTGGCTGTGCAAAGCGGGCCTCATATCAACATGTCTCTGTTCAGtagacaggaaaaacaagaggggagagacagacagaggaggaggaggagggggggggggggggggcacaaggaaagagacagaaacagacaggcaTAGCGCAGATGAAAGGATGCATAAAGAGGCCAGAGCGGAATATATGACAATGATACATAACCGTACTTATCTCCCTGTTCTGATGAGATAATTGAATGGCAAAAGCCGGCTCTGTTTTCGTCTGTAGACGAAGCAGCGTGCATGATCCCTCTCTGCGAGCCTGACATCTCTCATTGtcagagaagatgaaaaaaaaaagaagagaaaagaaagaaaagtccaaTGAATCCTGTACCTGTTCTCTTACAGGTATTTAATGTGTTAACAAACTTCCCCTTTGTAACTTCGACAGCACGAACCTGTGTGAAGTGATCACCCACggagagaagaaacagaagcatgaaaaagaagagcagggcgaggaggagcagcagtgaCGCTCCCGCCTGTAAACAGTCTCACCATGCTGTGTAGGTGTGGCGTACAGGATGTGTGAATGTAATTATAATGTAATTATATGCAATTAAGTGGTGACCATGAAATGAATCCCTTTGTTATTAAGACTTTAATCTTACTTCAACAATCATCACGAATATCTGCTGagtacaaataaaacaacaaatcacacCAGAACCCTGTTcactttaaaaagcaaatgaaacatgcacaagacacaaaaacaggaaagcTATTTAAAATGTAGGCGTACATCAGTAGACCTGACCCTCCATTATACAGGAAAACTGAACGACAGAATCAGCTTCATCAGCTTTTCAAATATCAAGATAGGTTTCTATAAGCTACTTTAGTTGTGAAGCTTTCTGGCTCATTATCATAACTAAAACTGCCTTTAAATGAGCAAAATGGATTATCCGATTTGATTGTTGGTTGTATTGCAGAAACCTTTCCAATTTTTCTGAACGTATGTTCTTTTTATTAAGTGGGAAATTTTCCTAAAATCTCCATCTCTGAGCTTTACAGTAGCACAGGCTAAAATTAAATCGTTTTTTCCACTCCGTTGCTCATTATTTTAGTCCGAATTATATGACGTGAACGCAGCACGGTTGTCATCATGAGGTCGGCAGTGGCAGGCTAGCCGTTTCCCCTGGTTTtaagtctttatgctaagctaagctaaactaagAAGTtcctggctgtagcttcatattgaCAAAAATGAGAATTGTAACAATCTTCCCATCTAactcttgacaaaaaaaaaaaaagtgagtaaGAAAGTTAAATACTGTACCAGCCATTTACTATACAGAGACCAACTGGCTTGGTCTCCCAGAGACTCACAACTTACAATAATCTCATCAGTTTGGAAACAAATCTCAGAGGCAGCTTATGAAGAACTCAACGTAATCCTGTCAGGTTCAGTTCTCAGTCAGCCAGCTCACGTGAGGGTGCACCGCAGCCGAGCAGGGTTTGCGGTTTCCAGGCCAAAACTCAACTGTTCCAGCATCTCTTCCTTTCGCTCTCCAGATGTACGCTCTCCAGATGCGATTCATTTCACCTAACTTAATGTCGAGCAGATATTCTTGGCAGCTTGTCATGTCTTACCTCAGCTTTAACAAGACGGCGCACagcaagagagacagacatagaggaagaggaagtttGACAGGCGAACACGAGACGAGCCTGGAGGTTGTTCCAAGAACGTCTTTGacactttactgtacattttgggTCCAGCTCGCAGGAACAGTCTTTTATCTGAGGAAAGAATGATGCTAAAACAATACTTTACGAGATCATAATTCATTGTACAACAACGTGTAAGTGCCGTTGCAAAGGTTATGCTGACTGATATAATGCTGAAAAAGGCTCAAAGGAACCTTTCATGTGGACGAAATGCTCAACATCTCATGTCTGCTGTGTTACAACAGTGTTCatttgtgacacacacacaaaaagataaTTTGACTAAAagaacaaattttaaaaaataaagttactACAAAATCGCATGTCCAGTTAggaacacaaatacaacattagACTACACTCTTAAAGGGGAGATCGTCTTAGTCTCTCCCCCAGTGCTGGAGCTTGCGGGGTGCTTTTAACAGGCGGAAGGCGATTGGTCTTTATGGCAGAGAAAGACAGCGGGTCCAAAATGCTGCCAAATCCAGATCCCTCGGAGTTGTCTGTGTAAAGACAAGAAAGACAGTCAGCGGAAAAGCTTTGGATACAGCTGTTTCCCACTGTTTCCAGTCTGTGCATTGAGCTAATCGACGTGAGAGTGGTATTGACCTTCACTTCTAACTCTGTGACAGCGAaaaagcatatttcccaaaatgtcagatgttttttttttctgttcaggaAAGTTATAATATGAATTGTATTATTTcccctgtttctgtttttctcctcaccaTGAATGCCTATCATGTGCTCCAGGATCAGGACCCTCTCGGCCAGGATCTTCAGGGcctctctgagctgctgcatgGCCTCTCCCTGAACACCACCATTGTGTTTATTTAGGGTCATATTTCAAATGAGCTAAGcaggggaaacaaaaagaaaaaagtctctTACTTCACTCAAGCCTGCTCCTGGCTCTCCTTTTGGTCCTGGTGCTCCCTGTGAACCAGGCAAATTATGTTGTCAtctttgcattttgtgtgtgtgtgtgtgtgtgtgtgtttgtgtgtgtttgttttatgtaaCACAATAACCTTATACTCACAGGTAGGCCCTGCTCGCCTGTTAAACCTGGAAACCCCTGGCAGAGTAAAAACGGAAAAATAATTTGCACTCCTGCTCACATACACATTTCATCGACTTGGCTTCTTTATCCCCCAATGATCATCTGCCTCTTCACCAGATCGCCAATCTTAAATCATGCTAGTCGAGGAAGGGGATCAGGTTTAAAGACAGAGGCCCACTAGAGAGCCCACTACAGAGCGGACCCGACAGGACTGCCCTGATTAGTGAGGCCTGGCCCTGGACGAGAGCGAAAGAGGAGGATTAGTCACAGCTTGGAGTGAGTCTTTGAAGAGCAGCTTGCTCACCTTGGACGTGCTTAAGATTGCATGACAGCTAGGGCAATTTACAAAACGTAGAACAAAAGGCATTTGATATTTCAACAGAATCAAATAAGAATCAAACTAGCCTGCTAATCCATAAGTGAGGATGGTTTTTAAAGCAGCCTCACCCTTTCTCCTGGACCTCCTTTAGGCCCTGGATCCCCAGGCTTGCCTTGGACGCCTTCCTTGCCCTTGTGTCAGATAAACGTAAGGACATGAATTAATGatttcacacatactgtacatgtttattCTTTATTGATCTGCAATCAGCCCTCAGTGACAGACACTCACGTCCTGTCCTGGCAGGCCTGGTATCCCTGAAGGTCCTCTTGGACCTGGAGGGTGAGCAGTGTCATTCACGATCACATCATCAAAATCAATTTAACACAGTTCAATTAAATTCAGATATTAAATTATACCAATAGAGAGAATCTGAGTTTACAAGATAGACTCATGAGGCGCTACTTGAACACATGTTTCTCTATGCAGAATTTAAGAGAAACGTTTGAATATTTGAGCATTACTTCACTACACAATGTTGACTTGCCACAGGAGGTTAAAAAAGGTCAAATccagagctaaaaaaaacaaacaatacacagGTATGTCTCGTGAAATTTGTTAGACTGAAAACATGGTGGGATTCTGGGGCTTGTTCTTCCAACCTGGGCGATTGGGAACATTTTCTATCCATACCTGAGGGGCCGGAGGGACCTGTTGGACCGGGTGGCCCGACTATGAtctgaggagcagggggaggtgtgTGGGCGGAGATCTCctctgagaaagacaaaaagaaacagaagttTAAGCGGAAAGTTTACTTCAACCTCTGCACAAAAGATGACGAGGACTGTGATGACAGGTTAGAAGAAACCCAACTGAGGGGTAAGTGAGAAGAGTTATACAGCAAGTGGTATAGGATTTACAGCTCATCAGTTTAAATGTCATCAATTGTCTCTTTATATGTTGTTACCCAAAATATTTTCAGTACCATGTACTTTAAATTTTCCTCTGGAGtcaacagaaataaacagatgtAAAATTATACTCTACCTACTGGGAAATGACCTAGATTTCTATTAACGCTTTCATTGATCACTTGAATTAGACACAAACATGATATACTGTATCCACAGACAGAAACTCTGAGCAGTATCAAATTACAGGCTCTGCCTCCATGTTGGCCTGAAGTTACAGATGTTTTGGTGTTTTACACATCTTTGGCAtgtctgtaaaatgttgttttttttggaaagtgcCTTTCAAATTGTTGTTTCCTTTATCCAGTCACCAATAATATCAGGTGAACTGTTAGCGACTAAGGTCTTTTTTCTCAGACTTAAAAAAGAGTCCAGACATGACATCAGGGTCAACAGTTAGGCTGCAGAGTTTCACCAGCGGTCAACAGCAGGATTAAATCGGCTGTGACAGTGAAGGACAGCAACAGCTGGTCCATCTGAAGGAGGTCCCGTTTAATGGAGCAGTAAATGCCTggaaataataagaaaacatgGGTGAAGTGGAAGTTATGCTTTGTTCTCAGCATGTAGGGTATTTCAAAATATGCTTGTAAGTATAAATCTTGTTTGAAACCACGCCacacttccacttcctctccacTTTACCATATGCTCAGGGTCAGTCTTCCCCTGCGCCGAGGCAGGGCTGTTACAGTCCACAGAGAGGGTCTAGAAGGAGCACATTTCTATCTGGAACTAATTTTCTAATGTTACAGTCTCCTCGAGTCTGGCTGCCTCCCCGAGAAACTCCACATGAGTGGCAGACTATCTCCTCCCTCGTTCGTAGCCAGCCCATGCGTTTGGCTGCGGGCCACGGCCTGTTCCCCAAAACGCAGACTGTTGTGCTGACAGCTAACAAATTAGGTCTGATTTACAGCCAGTTGGCCCCCCTCGGCTTACACGGTCCCACAGACCCAAATCTACATAGTTCCAGACCCGCAGACACAGTTCTGGGCTCAGAAAGACAGGCCTAGCCAAGAGCCTAATCAGAGCCAGAAGTCGTCTGTGAGGTAATGACTACAGCATGGACTTCTACTGCCTCCCTGTGGTAACACCGAGGTATTCGAGTAACTTTTGAACATGAGCTTTTCCCAACAGTATAACCTCTAAATGTGGACCTGGCTTTGAGCACTTTGGCAGGTGTACAGTTCGTCTGTGGAAAGATTCTGTCAACACTGTGCAAGATACATTTACAAAACGTAACGAAGACGTCCACGTCCGAAGATGGTTACGGTCCGACCCATGAGCACTTACTCATGTAGGCTAATAAAGTCCTCATCGGTCTAAATGTCAACATATTGATGGGAGGCAGGTTGATCCCATCGCAATATGGTCTTTGCAAACTTTGAGAAATCTATGATTTTCTTTATTACTATTCGCTATACGAGCATCATCGTTGTTTTTACTGATCTCTGCAAGACAAGAGTCGCAAAAGAAGTGAGCCGGATTGAATCAGTTATGCCCTAATAATAATGCTCTAACCGATTCAGCCCCAGAGCTTATCGTCTGATTTATATGCTGGTATTTGGCTCCGTCGTCGGTGGACGTGTTAAAGGAGGTTGCAGTAAACAgtggcacagcagcagcaaaacacatggaaaaaattaaactaaatcTAAGCCAGTCCTCCTtgggaaaagaaacaatacTCTCCTACGCTGCAAATTGAAGTCAGTCACTATTGCTCACTTAAACACTTGATAACAGCTACAATATGCTTTGGTCACTGAGCTTCCACCAATTTGGCCAGTGTTCATGTTCTGCCTGACAAAATGTTCGCGAGGAACGAACAGGATGGACGTGGGCATGAGATATGTGAAACTGGTGAGACACATGGTTCTGGCTTCAATTTAACTGTCCAGAGACTTAATGCTTGAATggtttcaaattgtttttgggCCAGAAACTAACCATGTGTGTAACATCGGTTTCTATTATGCTCTTATTTAAGTTTCATCTGGGACAATTTGGTCCTGATTTGAGAGATTACACTTGTGGTGGAACAGTCTGCCCACCTCGGTTTTCAACTTGGAAGATGTCACCCCGCACTTGTACTGGAGAGGAGCTTGGCACCAGAGGACCCGGTGGACCAGGAGGGCCGGGTAGACCCATTTCTCCAGGTGAGCCTCGGTCTCCCTTTGGTCCtgagcaacaacaaagacaaccaAATAAAATCGATGAGTGGTTTTGGTTCCAACAGTGTCAGATCAACCTTGAATATGCAGACCAGATTAAAGTTCTGAGTTTGTTTTACCGATGGGTCCAGGAAGGCCTGGTCCTCCAGCCAAACCCTGAGGACCAGCAGAACCAGGAAGTCCTGGAGGTCCAATGGGCCCTGGAGGCCCCATGCTACCTGGTACTCCAAGAGAAAAAGAGTAGACAGTAGAGTCCAATGTCTAGTCCAAGGAATAATACCGACTAGAATTATTTAAAGAAGCACTTGAAAGTatggggggaaataaacaacaatagaCAATATCATCGGTTGTTATCTTGGCTTTTGCTTAAAACTTTTAACAAACAGGATGTGTGGTGTTGCAAAGAAGAAATCTGAATTCAAAGGGGAGATTGGTTTAATTAAAGACACTTGTTTGATTTGCAATGTATAGAATGTCAGCGATTTTAGAATTTGACTCAAAATCATAAGTCAGAACATCTCAGCTCCCATTTTTACCTGAAACTCAAACTTTGCATTTACTGTTGTTTAATTCAGACAagtaatcaaaaacaaaaacagctctTCAACATCTCA
Coding sequences within it:
- the LOC118299116 gene encoding collagen alpha-1(XXVI) chain isoform X3 encodes the protein MGLSLLCALCMWITLVCPSVGTGYMYHFPGITVQRQRIKSEQIGSTGPPGAGSLTQLRNWCRYTVSKTVSCQVHNGTETTVQRVVQGCRWPGPCSKVVRTLMRPSFKVTYKQVTALEWRCCPGFLGKECREECMNCANFTDMSSRIDVIESKIRLLEETRSSLPTVNSLPEGSTDNEVDAPQPTPIGPPSYLPPGVPGSMGPPGPIGPPGLPGSAGPQGLAGGPGLPGPIGPKGDRGSPGEMGLPGPPGPPGPLVPSSSPVQVRGDIFQVENREEISAHTPPPAPQIIVGPPGPTGPSGPSGPRGPSGIPGLPGQDGKEGVQGKPGDPGPKGGPGERGFPGLTGEQGLPGAPGPKGEPGAGLSEGEAMQQLREALKILAERVLILEHMIGIHDNSEGSGFGSILDPLSFSAIKTNRLPPVKSTPQAPALGERLRRSPL
- the LOC118299116 gene encoding collagen alpha-1(XXVI) chain isoform X4, translating into MGLSLLCALCMWITLVCPSVGTGYMYHFPGITVQRQRIKSEQIGSTGPPGAGSLTQLRNWCRYTVSKTVSCQVHNGTETTVQRVVQGCRWPGPCSKVVSYRTLMRPSFKVTYKQVTALEWRCCPGFLGKECREECMNCANFTDMSSRIDVIESKIRLLEETRSSLPTVNSLPEGSTDNEVDAPQPTPIGPPSYLPPGSMGPPGPIGPPGLPGSAGPQGLAGGPGLPGPIGPKGDRGSPGEMGLPGPPGPPGPLVPSSSPVQVRGDIFQVENREEISAHTPPPAPQIIVGPPGPTGPSGPSGPRGPSGIPGLPGQDGKEGVQGKPGDPGPKGGPGERGFPGLTGEQGLPGAPGPKGEPGAGLSEGEAMQQLREALKILAERVLILEHMIGIHDNSEGSGFGSILDPLSFSAIKTNRLPPVKSTPQAPALGERLRRSPL
- the LOC118299116 gene encoding collagen alpha-1(XXVI) chain isoform X2 is translated as MGLSLLCALCMWITLVCPSVGTGYMYHFPGITVQRQRIKSEQIGSTGPPGAGSLTQLRNWCRYTVSKTVSCQVHNGTETTVQRVVQGCRWPGPCSKVVSYRTLMRPSFKVTYKQVTALEWRCCPGFLGKECREECMNCANFTDMSSRIDVIESKIRLLEETRSSLPTVNSLPEGSTDNEVDAPQPTPIGPPSYLPPVPGSMGPPGPIGPPGLPGSAGPQGLAGGPGLPGPIGPKGDRGSPGEMGLPGPPGPPGPLVPSSSPVQVRGDIFQVENREEISAHTPPPAPQIIVGPPGPTGPSGPSGPRGPSGIPGLPGQDGKEGVQGKPGDPGPKGGPGERGFPGLTGEQGLPGAPGPKGEPGAGLSEGEAMQQLREALKILAERVLILEHMIGIHDNSEGSGFGSILDPLSFSAIKTNRLPPVKSTPQAPALGERLRRSPL
- the LOC118299116 gene encoding collagen alpha-1(XXVI) chain isoform X1; translation: MGLSLLCALCMWITLVCPSVGTGYMYHFPGITVQRQRIKSEQIGSTGPPGAGSLTQLRNWCRYTVSKTVSCQVHNGTETTVQRVVQGCRWPGPCSKVVSYRTLMRPSFKVTYKQVTALEWRCCPGFLGKECREECMNCANFTDMSSRIDVIESKIRLLEETRSSLPTVNSLPEGSTDNEVDAPQPTPIGPPSYLPPGVPGSMGPPGPIGPPGLPGSAGPQGLAGGPGLPGPIGPKGDRGSPGEMGLPGPPGPPGPLVPSSSPVQVRGDIFQVENREEISAHTPPPAPQIIVGPPGPTGPSGPSGPRGPSGIPGLPGQDGKEGVQGKPGDPGPKGGPGERGFPGLTGEQGLPGAPGPKGEPGAGLSEGEAMQQLREALKILAERVLILEHMIGIHDNSEGSGFGSILDPLSFSAIKTNRLPPVKSTPQAPALGERLRRSPL
- the LOC118299116 gene encoding collagen alpha-1(XXVI) chain isoform X5 is translated as MYVHRGNDSLTGNNRPTTQRVDWWETEGQEKGRKSYRTLMRPSFKVTYKQVTALEWRCCPGFLGKECREECMNCANFTDMSSRIDVIESKIRLLEETRSSLPTVNSLPEGSTDNEVDAPQPTPIGPPSYLPPGVPGSMGPPGPIGPPGLPGSAGPQGLAGGPGLPGPIGPKGDRGSPGEMGLPGPPGPPGPLVPSSSPVQVRGDIFQVENREEISAHTPPPAPQIIVGPPGPTGPSGPSGPRGPSGIPGLPGQDGKEGVQGKPGDPGPKGGPGERGFPGLTGEQGLPGAPGPKGEPGAGLSEGEAMQQLREALKILAERVLILEHMIGIHDNSEGSGFGSILDPLSFSAIKTNRLPPVKSTPQAPALGERLRRSPL